Genomic segment of Acidimicrobiales bacterium:
GCTGGTGGCCCGGGTCCCCCTCGGGCGGGCGGCACTTCCCGAGGAGATCGCCGCCGCCGTAGCCTTCCTGGCTTCGCCCGGGGCGTCCTACATCACGGGCGCCGTCGTCCCGGTGGACGGCGGGCTGGCCATGGGTCACTGACGAGACCGCGAAATCAGAAAGAGAGAGCGAGTGGACCGCGACACCGCGTTCGACAAGTTCAAGTCCTGTGCCATCGACGTGCTGCAGGTCGATCCCGACCAGGTCGTCCCCGAGGCCAAGTTCGGAGACGACCTCGACGCTGACAGCCTCGACCTGGTCGAGCTGGTCATGGCGCTGGAGGAGAGCTTCGACATCAGCGTCGACGAGTCCGAGCTGGAGGGCATCCAGACCGTGGGACAGGCCTTCGACCTGGTGCTCTCCAAGGTCCCGTGAGGACGGCGTTCACCTCCGGGGGTGGCCCGGAGGGACGGAAGGTGGCGGTCACCGGAGTCGGCGTGGTCGCCACCGCCGGGATGGGCAAGGACGCCTTCTGGGAGGGCCTGTGCCGGCCCGGCCCGGTCGGGCCGCGGCGGGTCGAGGACTTCGACCCCACCGGCTGGTTCGGCCCGAAGGAGGTGCGCAGGGTCGACCGCTTCGCCCAGATGGGGACGGCGGCGGCGGAGATGGCGCTCGAGGACGCCGGCACCCCGGAGGTGGATCCCG
This window contains:
- the acpP gene encoding acyl carrier protein; this encodes MDRDTAFDKFKSCAIDVLQVDPDQVVPEAKFGDDLDADSLDLVELVMALEESFDISVDESELEGIQTVGQAFDLVLSKVP
- a CDS encoding beta-ketoacyl synthase N-terminal-like domain-containing protein, which gives rise to MAVTGVGVVATAGMGKDAFWEGLCRPGPVGPRRVEDFDPTGWFGPKEVRRVDRFAQMGTAAAEMALEDAGTPEVDPDRAGVIIGTGVGGLSTLEEQVRVHDEKGARRVSPFLVPMMMPNAAAGTVSIRRGWRGPCETVCTACA